Genomic segment of Streptomyces sp. NA02950:
CCCGGCGGTGTGCCCCACACTCCGCTTCCGCGCCCGCTACCCGTAAAGGACTTCCCAATCGTGATGTCAAGCCGCCACTGTGACGGGAGGTGAACCTTGGTAGCACTGTCCGTCACGGATCATCGCCCACAGGACATTGAGGCGTCGGCGGGCGAGCGCGAGCAGGGCCTGCTTGTGTCCCTTTCCCTCGCTCCTCTTCCGTTGGTAGTACGCCTTCGAGGCCGGACAGCCCTTGAGGCTGGCCATGGCCGAGAGGTACATCGCCCGCAGCAGGCCGCGGTGGTAGCGCCTGGGTCTGCGCAGGTTGCCGCTGACGCGGCCGGAGTCGCGGGGTCGGGGGGCCAGGCCGGCGAAGCCGGCCAGGCGGTCGGCGCTGCCGAAGGCGTCCATGTCACCGCCGGTCGCGGCGATGAACTCGGCGCCGAGCTTGGTTCCCATGCCGGGCAGGCTGCGGATCACCTCGGCATGCGGATGCTCGCGAAACTTGGCCTCGATCAGGGCGTCGAGCTCGGCGATCTCCTCATCAAGGGCCATCACCCCCTTCGCGAGGCGGACCACCATGGCGGCGGCCAGCTTCTCGCCGGGCAGGGCCGTCTGCTGAGCCTGGGCAGCCTCCACCGCCGTCCTCGCAAGTGCGGCGGCGCCACGGACCCTCCGGTTCTTCAGCCAGGTCTCAATTCGCTTCGCGCCCGCGCGACGGATCGCAGCCGGGGTCTGGTAGCCGGTCAGCAGCATCACCGGCCCCTTGTTGACCAGGTCCAGCGACCGCTCCAACGCGGGGAAGATCTCCAGCAGTTGAGCACGGAGCCGGTTGATCTGCCGGGTGCGGTCGAATACCACGTCCAGGCGCCGGGTGGTCAGCGTGCGCAGGTCGACGGCGATCTCGTCTCCGGGGCGCAACAAGCCAAGGTCTCGGCGAACGCGGGCCTGGTCGGCGATGACGAAGGCGTCCTTGGCGTCCGTCTTTCCCTCGCCCTTGTAGGTGGCCGAGGCACGGTGGACCGCCAGGCCGGTGAGGTAGGCCATCGGCTGGTCGTGACTGAGCAGCAGGCCGATCAGCAGGGCGGCGCCGCCGTGGTTGAGGTCGACGGCCCACAGCACGTCGATGGATATCTCCAAGATGTCGGCGATGAGCTGGAGCAGTTCGGTCTCGTCGTTCAGGACCCGGCGGGACAGCAGCCGCTGACCGTCCGCGTTGATCACCACGCAGTGGTGGTGTTCCTTGCCGATGTCCACCCCGGCCCAGATCTCGGGCACGTTTCCTCCGCCAGCTCGCCGTTACATCGATCCCGCAGACGACCTCGCCGACGTTGTCCTACAGCAGCGATCAGAGTCGCGTCTCCCAATTGGCGGTCGAGTCGTCGCGGGGCCTCGGGTGGCCAAGTCCTTTGAGCCTTGCCAACGGCGCCCAACCATGAGCCATGCCCGAAGCCCCCGGGCCCTCCGATCTTACGAATGACCAGAGCAACCACCCTTGAAAGGTAGGACCCGCCATGTCCGAGCGCTCCTCCCGCACCCCGCGGTCCCCGAGGCGGTACCCCTGGCTGCGCCCCGCCGCCGCCCGTGAGGCGAACTCCGCTCCGCGGTCCTCCCCCGGCCGTCCGGGCCCACCGCGCGGCGAATCCCTCCCCGCGGCGTCCGACGGCGCCCCCGTCGCGGACGAGCGCAGCGTGGTGGACGCCGCGGTCTACCGCGGGGGCCGCCGGGTCGGCAACCCCGACACCCTGGCCGCCACCTACCGGCGGCTGCGCGAGGAGCCCGGCGCGATGGCGTGGATCGGGCTGTTCCGGCCGTCGGAGGCGGAGCTGCTGTCGCTGGCCGAGGAGTTCGATCTGCACAAGCTGGCCATCGAGGACGCGATGGAGGCGCATCAGCGGCCCAAGCTGGAGCGCTACGGCGAGACGCTGTTCGTGGTGCTGCGCGCCGCCCGCTATCTGGACGCGCCCGAGGAGGTCGACTTCGGCGAGCTGCACGTCTTCGTGGGCCCGGACTTCGTGATCACCGTCCGGCACGGCGCCGCCCCCGATCTGTCCGCGGTGCGCACCCGGATGGAATCGACGCCCGAGCTGCTGGCGCTGGGCCCTGAGGCGGTGCTGTACGCGATTCTGGACGCGGTCGTGGACGGCTACGCACCGGTCGTCGCGGGGGTGCAGAACGACATCGACGAGATCGAGACCGAGGTGTTCCGGGGCGACCCGGAGGCGTCCCGCCGGATCTACGAACTCTCCCGCGAGATGGTGGAGTTCCAGCGCGCGACCCGCCCCCTGGTGGGCATGTTGCGGGGGCTGATGGCCGGTTTCGACAAGTACGGCACCGACGAGGAGCTCCAGCGCTATCTGCGGGACGTCGCCGACCACGTCACCCACACCAGCGAGCGGGTGGACGGCTTCCGCTCGGCGCTCACCGACATCCTGGCGGTCAACGCCACGCTGGTGAGCCAGCAGCAGAACGCCGAGATGCGGGCGCTCGCGGAAGCCGGGTTCGAGCAGAACGAGGAGGTCAAGAAGATCTCAGCGTGGGCGGCCATCCTCTTCGCGCCGACCCTGGTGGGCACCATCTACGGGATGAACTTCACGCAGATGCCCGAGCTGCACTGGGTGCTGGGGTACCCCTTCGCGCTGCTGCTGATGGCCGCTGTGTGCGTCAGCCTCTATGTGATCTTCAAGCGCCGCGACTGGCTCTGAGTGGCGCGTCCGGCAGCCCCCGGGGCGGCCGGACGGTTGCCAGAGGGATCCACCAGGCCATACGTTTGAGCCCAAACATTCTCACGCACGCGAGGGAAGGCCGGACACCGAATGGACCTGGGACACTGGCTCGGCCGGGCCGTGGAGGCGAACCGTGAGTGGGCGGAGGGATTCGGCCCCGTTGCCACCCATCCGTCGCTGGAGATCGACGACGACCGGTTCGCCGAGGTGTTCGGCACGTTCACCGAGCGGCTGAAGGAGAACTACCCGTTCT
This window contains:
- a CDS encoding IS110 family transposase — encoded protein: MPEIWAGVDIGKEHHHCVVINADGQRLLSRRVLNDETELLQLIADILEISIDVLWAVDLNHGGAALLIGLLLSHDQPMAYLTGLAVHRASATYKGEGKTDAKDAFVIADQARVRRDLGLLRPGDEIAVDLRTLTTRRLDVVFDRTRQINRLRAQLLEIFPALERSLDLVNKGPVMLLTGYQTPAAIRRAGAKRIETWLKNRRVRGAAALARTAVEAAQAQQTALPGEKLAAAMVVRLAKGVMALDEEIAELDALIEAKFREHPHAEVIRSLPGMGTKLGAEFIAATGGDMDAFGSADRLAGFAGLAPRPRDSGRVSGNLRRPRRYHRGLLRAMYLSAMASLKGCPASKAYYQRKRSEGKGHKQALLALARRRLNVLWAMIRDGQCYQGSPPVTVAA
- a CDS encoding magnesium and cobalt transport protein CorA: MSERSSRTPRSPRRYPWLRPAAAREANSAPRSSPGRPGPPRGESLPAASDGAPVADERSVVDAAVYRGGRRVGNPDTLAATYRRLREEPGAMAWIGLFRPSEAELLSLAEEFDLHKLAIEDAMEAHQRPKLERYGETLFVVLRAARYLDAPEEVDFGELHVFVGPDFVITVRHGAAPDLSAVRTRMESTPELLALGPEAVLYAILDAVVDGYAPVVAGVQNDIDEIETEVFRGDPEASRRIYELSREMVEFQRATRPLVGMLRGLMAGFDKYGTDEELQRYLRDVADHVTHTSERVDGFRSALTDILAVNATLVSQQQNAEMRALAEAGFEQNEEVKKISAWAAILFAPTLVGTIYGMNFTQMPELHWVLGYPFALLLMAAVCVSLYVIFKRRDWL